The following nucleotide sequence is from Marinitoga sp. 38H-ov.
TATTTCCATAATAAAGGAAGCAGAGGAATTAGGAAAAGTTGAATATGTATCATTATCTGGAGGAGATCCTATTGCTCATCCGGGTTTATCTGAAATAATTCGTTTTTTAGAAAAAAGAAGAATAAATTATGAACTTTCAACAAAAGGGACATTGTTAACTAAAAATAAAATTATTGAATTAGTCGAAGCTGGTTTAAGAAATATACAGATTAGTATAGATACATGGGATTCTCAAAAATGGTCAAGACTAACTGGATTAAAAAAAGATGAATAATAGAGGCTTTTTATTGGTGTAATGTATATAATGTAAAGACTCGAGGAAGAATAACTTTAACTAAAGACAATTTATATGATTTAGAACAGTTATTTAAAAATCTTCCAATTTTAGGTGTTGAAGAAATAAGAATTGTTCCTTTATTACCTATAGGAAGAGGAAATGTTTCTAAAACTCTTGAGGAGGAAGATTTAAATTATGCTATAACTCTGGGAAAAAATATGAAGAAATATATAATAGAAATATTAAAGTTGTTTTTGGATTGAAAACATATACTTCAAATATAACTTGTGGTGGAGCAAAAATATCTATGCAGATTTGCGCAGATGGAGAAGTTATATTATGTGATGTTGTAGAAGGTATAAATAAAAAGGCTTTTAGTTATGGAAATATATATAAAAATACAATAAAAGAAATATGGTTTTCTCAGAAAGCTAATGAATTTAGATATAATGTAAATATTGAAGATTGTATTAATTGTGAAAAATTCAGTATGTGTAATGGAGGTTGTAGAGCGGTATCATATAAATATTATGAAGACTTTTATAAATATGATCCAAGATGCTTAAAGTTTTCGAATAAAAAAGAAGGTGAATTATTCATATGGCAGAAAAAATAAAAAATGAGAAATTAGAAAAAAGAGAAATAAATCATTTTTTGTTTGGATTGTTTAAGAAGTATTGGAAAAGACAGATAATTGCTATTATTTTTATAAGTTTAATGGCATTATCAATATTGATTTTTCCAATATTGATAAAATATACAATAGATACAGTAATACCATCTAAAAATATTCATATATTGTTTAAGTACATATTACTGATGATAGCAACTCTTTTTGGAATTTCTTTAATAACCTATTTTGGAGAAGTTATATTTGAATTTAATGCTTTAAAAGCAAAAAAAGATATTAGAAAGGAAATAATTATAAAGTTAACAAAATTGCCGTATGATTTTTTCATGAAGATAAATTCTGGAGAATTAATTTCGAAATTAATGTCTGATCTTGAAATGGTTGGTGTTGTAGTTTCACAGGTATTTCCAATTTTTGCATTATCAGTCTTACAAATAGCAGGAATAATAGTAATGCTTTTTTATTTAAATTGGAAATTAGCATTAGTTCCAATTATTTTGACGATATGTTCTTTATTAATTTTAAAATTAATAAATAAAAAATCAGAAAAATTTTCTATTCATGAAAGGGAAGTATTTGGAGAAATATCGAATATGTTAATTGATGTTATAAATAACATGAAAACAATTAAATTAATGGCATCCAATAGCTGGATATCTAATATGATAGATAATTATCTGGACAATCATTATAAGATAAGCAAAAAATTTACAAAATGGATAAAATTAACAGGTGC
It contains:
- a CDS encoding SPASM domain-containing protein; protein product: MKTYTSNITCGGAKISMQICADGEVILCDVVEGINKKAFSYGNIYKNTIKEIWFSQKANEFRYNVNIEDCINCEKFSMCNGGCRAVSYKYYEDFYKYDPRCLKFSNKKEGELFIWQKK